One Brachybacterium kimchii genomic window carries:
- a CDS encoding DsbA family protein, producing MTAPHVELFFDPICPWAWMTSRWLLNASQVRDVEITFSLMSLAALNEGRDLDAGYRRSMDDAWGPARVALAVENAGGNQDLADFYTAFGQAYHVGGLQDRRDAAKTALEQAGLDPSLLESYQDSSLDDTLRTKQKAVVELVGDEVGTPVISFGDGRAYFGPVISPAPKGEEAGTLFDGLEAMSRVDGFFELKRSRTVGPIFD from the coding sequence GTGACCGCACCGCATGTCGAACTGTTCTTCGATCCGATCTGCCCGTGGGCGTGGATGACCAGCCGCTGGCTGCTGAACGCCTCGCAGGTCCGCGACGTGGAGATCACGTTCTCGCTCATGTCCCTCGCCGCGCTCAACGAGGGCCGCGACCTCGATGCCGGCTACCGCCGCAGCATGGACGACGCCTGGGGCCCGGCCCGTGTGGCGCTCGCCGTCGAGAACGCCGGCGGCAACCAGGACCTCGCCGACTTCTACACCGCCTTCGGCCAGGCGTACCACGTGGGCGGCCTGCAGGATCGCCGCGACGCCGCGAAGACCGCCCTCGAGCAGGCGGGTCTGGACCCGTCGCTGCTCGAGTCCTACCAGGACTCCTCCCTGGACGACACCCTGCGCACGAAGCAGAAGGCCGTGGTGGAGCTCGTCGGCGACGAGGTCGGCACCCCGGTGATCTCCTTCGGCGACGGACGCGCCTACTTCGGCCCCGTGATCTCCCCGGCCCCCAAGGGCGAGGAGGCCGGCACCCTGTTCGACGGCCTCGAGGCGATGAGCCGCGTCGACGGCTTCTTCGAGCTCAAGCGCAGCCGCACCGTCGGCCCCATCTTCGACTGA
- the pepN gene encoding aminopeptidase N, giving the protein MPVNPSENLTRDEARERASFLSTDSYDVRLDLTTGPTTFVTESTIRFSSTEARPTFVDLIAPAVHEIELNGEVLEDPASRFDGARVQLPELAVGENTVRILADGAFMNTGEGLHRFVDPVDDEVYLYTQFEVSDARRMFANFEQPDLKATFRFTITAPDHWRVISNSPTPQPAPAGEGTATWAFEPTTKISTYLTALIAGTYEGGEGSVTTRDGRTIPMGVYARASLAEHLDPQNIIDITKAGIDFYEEAFDCDFPFPKYDQVFVPEYNMGAMENPGAITFVESYVFRSDVSDAIRERRDLTILHELAHMWFGDLVTMRWWDDLWLNESFAEYASTLSSAEATKWTDAWTTFASSEKAWAYRQDQLPSTHPIVADMVDFDAVETNFDGITYAKGASVLRQLVAYVGKDAFFEGLRAYFRKHAWSNTELKDLLAELTETSGRDLASWSQLWLETAGVNTLRPRIEREADGTVVSFAIAQTAAPEHPTLRPHRLGIAGFTLEGGVLRRTESVEIDVDGELTEVDALVGTRADLWLLNDGDLAYAKIRLDEDSLAVAMEHLRDIEDPLARTLIWSAAWDMVRDAELPSRRFQELVLANITGEDSSSVLRTLLGQLASVAGPYAAPAERAARTTSAADALWELTQAAESGSDAQFQFVTEFALLSSNDEHAGILESLLDGTVTLPGREIDTDLRWSLVIALSALGRMDDAAIDTVLATDDTQSGRKKALTAKAARPTPETKAEAWRATVEEDALPNESLSSVVMGFRRVSDPALIAPYETRYFAMLDGVWENRSSEIANRLIQGYFPADFGGESVVEAADAWLSSHTSAPLGLRRPVIEGRDTVARQLRVREADVPA; this is encoded by the coding sequence ATGCCTGTGAACCCCTCTGAGAACCTCACCCGCGACGAGGCGCGCGAGCGCGCCTCGTTCCTCTCCACGGACTCCTACGACGTGCGCCTGGACCTGACAACGGGCCCGACCACGTTCGTCACGGAGTCGACGATCCGCTTCTCCTCGACCGAGGCCCGGCCCACCTTCGTGGACCTGATCGCCCCGGCGGTGCACGAGATTGAGCTGAACGGCGAGGTGCTGGAGGATCCCGCCTCCCGCTTCGACGGCGCCCGGGTGCAGCTGCCCGAGCTCGCCGTCGGCGAGAACACCGTGCGGATCCTGGCCGACGGCGCCTTCATGAACACCGGCGAGGGATTGCACCGCTTCGTCGACCCGGTCGACGACGAGGTCTACCTGTACACGCAGTTCGAGGTCTCCGACGCCCGGCGCATGTTCGCGAACTTCGAGCAGCCCGACCTCAAGGCGACCTTCCGCTTCACGATCACCGCGCCCGACCACTGGCGCGTCATCTCCAACTCCCCCACCCCGCAGCCGGCCCCGGCCGGCGAGGGCACCGCGACCTGGGCCTTCGAGCCCACCACGAAGATCTCCACCTACCTCACGGCGCTCATCGCGGGCACCTACGAGGGCGGCGAAGGGTCTGTGACCACGCGCGACGGCCGCACCATCCCGATGGGCGTGTACGCGCGGGCCTCGCTCGCCGAGCACCTGGACCCCCAGAACATCATCGACATCACGAAGGCCGGCATCGACTTCTACGAGGAGGCCTTCGACTGCGACTTCCCGTTCCCCAAGTACGACCAGGTCTTCGTGCCGGAGTACAACATGGGCGCGATGGAGAACCCGGGCGCGATCACGTTCGTGGAGTCCTACGTGTTCCGCTCCGACGTCTCCGACGCGATCCGCGAGCGCCGCGACCTCACGATCCTCCACGAGCTCGCGCACATGTGGTTCGGCGACCTGGTGACGATGCGCTGGTGGGACGACCTCTGGCTGAACGAGTCCTTCGCCGAGTACGCCTCGACGCTCTCGAGCGCCGAGGCCACGAAATGGACGGATGCCTGGACCACCTTCGCGAGCTCCGAGAAGGCCTGGGCCTACCGCCAGGACCAGCTGCCCTCGACCCATCCGATCGTCGCCGACATGGTCGACTTCGACGCGGTCGAGACGAACTTCGACGGCATCACCTACGCCAAGGGCGCCTCGGTGCTGCGCCAGCTCGTCGCCTACGTCGGCAAGGACGCGTTCTTCGAGGGCCTGCGCGCGTACTTCCGCAAGCACGCCTGGTCCAACACCGAGCTCAAGGACCTGCTGGCCGAGCTCACCGAGACCAGCGGGCGCGACCTCGCCTCCTGGTCGCAGCTGTGGCTGGAGACCGCGGGCGTGAACACCCTGCGTCCGCGCATCGAGCGGGAGGCCGACGGGACCGTCGTCTCCTTCGCGATCGCGCAGACCGCCGCGCCCGAGCACCCCACCCTGCGACCCCACCGCCTGGGCATCGCCGGCTTCACCCTCGAGGGCGGCGTGCTGCGCCGCACCGAGAGCGTGGAGATCGACGTCGACGGCGAGCTCACCGAGGTCGATGCGCTCGTCGGCACGCGTGCGGACCTCTGGCTGCTGAACGACGGCGACCTCGCGTACGCGAAGATCCGCCTGGACGAGGACTCCCTGGCCGTCGCCATGGAGCACCTGCGTGACATCGAGGACCCGCTGGCCCGCACCCTGATCTGGTCGGCGGCGTGGGACATGGTGCGCGACGCCGAGCTGCCCAGCCGCCGCTTCCAGGAGCTCGTGCTCGCGAACATCACGGGCGAGGACTCCTCGAGCGTGCTGCGCACGCTGCTCGGGCAGCTGGCCTCGGTCGCCGGCCCGTACGCCGCGCCGGCCGAGCGCGCCGCGCGGACCACCTCCGCGGCCGACGCCCTCTGGGAGCTCACCCAGGCCGCCGAGTCCGGCAGCGACGCCCAGTTCCAGTTCGTCACCGAGTTCGCCCTGCTCTCCTCGAACGACGAGCACGCGGGGATCCTCGAGTCGCTGCTCGACGGCACGGTGACCCTGCCCGGACGCGAGATCGACACCGACCTGCGCTGGTCGCTCGTGATCGCGCTGTCGGCCCTGGGCAGGATGGACGACGCGGCGATCGACACCGTGCTCGCCACCGACGACACCCAGTCCGGGCGCAAGAAGGCCCTCACCGCGAAGGCCGCGCGGCCGACGCCGGAGACCAAGGCCGAGGCCTGGCGGGCCACGGTCGAGGAGGACGCCCTGCCCAACGAGTCCCTGAGCTCGGTGGTCATGGGCTTCCGCCGCGTGAGCGACCCGGCGCTCATCGCCCCCTACGAGACCCGCTACTTCGCGATGCTCGACGGCGTGTGGGAGAACCGCTCGAGCGAGATCGCCAACCGCCTCATCCAGGGGTACTTCCCCGCCGACTTCGGCGGGGAGTCCGTGGTCGAGGCGGCCGACGCGTGGCTCTCCTCGCACACCTCCGCGCCGCTCGGCCTGCGCCGCCCGGTCATCGAGGGCCGCGACACCGTCGCCCGCCAGCTGCGCGTGCGCGAGGCCGACGTCCCGGCCTGA
- a CDS encoding ABC transporter ATP-binding protein produces MAAVRWDHEAEDVLESDATARRQLDEHAQILPIASVGTSFSHVGRRLLAHWPSTLVTLLVVIGGAIAAAWMPRLIGGAVDIVQDREGSAAVWRQGGLIMLAGVLQAVLSALGWALVSGMGQRVLAAMREDVIDRALDLPAQTMEVTGIGDALSRVADDVDVTARAVNNVVPNLIQMGFYVVVTLIGMATLSPWLLILVVVVVPMYAATGVWYLRRTAPIYRRERVAMGARAQGLLSAIHGIPTVHAYGIERRETRHVAVLSETAAVLAMRVMGLVTKVVKIVVWPENLSIALVLILGYAMVHVGGAPVGLVTAAALYLISLLWPMMNLLFSLDDVQSAVASLTRMVGVIESIDPASSPGEEVPADASIRLRHVSHAYGEDADGTERTVLQPIDLDIAPGESIALVGASGAGKSTLAAIITGTLTPRHGSVLHGGADLAHADLESVRHHAVIVSQDVHVFRGTLAEDLRLARPEATDEELWAALREVEADAWAELLPRGLDTEVGEKGERLTAEQSQQLALARVALRDPAVLVLDEATADEGSSGARVLERAATQVARDRTTVIVAHRLSQAKEADRILVMADGRVVEQGPHADLVDHGGVYAELWAAWSGND; encoded by the coding sequence ATGGCAGCCGTCCGGTGGGACCACGAGGCCGAGGACGTGCTCGAGTCCGACGCGACCGCGCGCCGCCAGCTCGACGAGCACGCCCAGATCCTGCCGATCGCCTCGGTCGGCACGTCCTTCTCGCACGTGGGCCGGCGCCTTCTCGCGCATTGGCCCTCGACCCTGGTCACCCTGCTGGTGGTGATCGGCGGCGCCATCGCCGCAGCGTGGATGCCGCGCCTGATCGGCGGGGCCGTCGACATCGTCCAGGACCGCGAGGGCTCCGCCGCCGTGTGGCGCCAGGGCGGGCTGATCATGCTCGCCGGCGTGCTGCAGGCCGTGCTCTCGGCGCTCGGCTGGGCGCTCGTGAGCGGCATGGGCCAGCGGGTGCTCGCCGCCATGCGCGAGGACGTCATCGACCGCGCCCTGGACCTTCCCGCGCAGACCATGGAGGTCACCGGCATCGGCGACGCCCTGTCGCGGGTCGCCGACGACGTCGACGTCACCGCGCGCGCCGTCAACAACGTGGTCCCGAACCTCATCCAGATGGGGTTCTACGTGGTGGTCACGCTGATCGGCATGGCGACGCTCTCACCGTGGCTGCTGATCCTCGTGGTCGTGGTGGTGCCGATGTACGCGGCCACGGGCGTGTGGTACCTGCGGCGCACCGCCCCCATCTACCGGCGCGAGCGCGTCGCGATGGGCGCCCGCGCCCAGGGGCTGCTCTCGGCGATCCACGGCATCCCGACCGTCCACGCCTACGGCATCGAGCGTCGGGAGACCCGCCACGTCGCGGTGCTCTCGGAGACCGCCGCGGTGCTGGCCATGCGCGTGATGGGTCTGGTCACGAAGGTCGTGAAGATCGTCGTGTGGCCCGAGAACCTGTCGATCGCCCTGGTGCTGATCCTCGGCTACGCGATGGTGCACGTGGGCGGCGCGCCCGTGGGCCTCGTGACCGCGGCCGCCCTCTACCTCATCTCGCTGCTCTGGCCGATGATGAACCTGCTGTTCAGCCTCGACGACGTGCAGTCGGCGGTGGCCAGCCTCACCCGCATGGTGGGTGTCATCGAGTCGATCGATCCGGCGTCCTCCCCCGGCGAGGAGGTGCCGGCGGACGCCTCGATCCGTCTGCGCCATGTCTCCCACGCCTACGGCGAGGACGCGGACGGCACCGAGCGGACCGTGCTGCAGCCCATCGACCTGGACATCGCGCCGGGCGAGTCGATCGCCCTGGTGGGCGCTTCCGGCGCCGGCAAGTCGACGCTCGCGGCGATCATCACGGGCACCCTCACCCCGCGCCACGGCTCCGTGCTCCACGGCGGCGCCGACCTCGCGCACGCGGACCTCGAGTCGGTGCGCCACCACGCGGTGATCGTCTCGCAGGACGTCCACGTGTTCCGCGGGACGCTCGCCGAGGACCTGCGACTGGCCCGCCCCGAGGCGACCGACGAGGAGCTCTGGGCGGCCCTGCGCGAGGTCGAGGCCGACGCCTGGGCCGAGCTTCTCCCCCGCGGCCTGGACACCGAGGTCGGCGAGAAGGGCGAGCGGCTGACGGCCGAGCAGTCCCAGCAGCTGGCGCTCGCCCGTGTCGCCCTGCGCGATCCAGCGGTGCTGGTGCTCGACGAGGCCACGGCCGACGAGGGCTCCTCCGGCGCCCGCGTGCTCGAGCGCGCCGCGACGCAGGTGGCCCGCGACCGCACCACGGTGATCGTCGCCCACCGCCTGTCCCAGGCGAAGGAGGCCGACCGGATCCTGGTGATGGCCGACGGCCGCGTCGTCGAGCAGGGCCCGCACGCGGACCTCGTGGACCACGGAGGCGTCTACGCCGAGCTCTGGGCCGCCTGGAGCGGGAACGACTGA
- a CDS encoding ABC transporter transmembrane domain-containing protein, whose amino-acid sequence MHDSPSPSSGQQAVPAAADPAATAVPRVSVMRSIVRNHRRSIPWIMATSAFVEAVDMLVPILVGIIIDVGIVRGSLAITLLGAAGIFVMRLISTWVWTLMFTASQRARLFERHRLRVAVTGAVLDPRSRPIERPAGEVLSIATSDADKASDIMDMLPWAFPASAVVVGSGVWLAVLDPWLGVATLVGIAVMVLVIRVISPVLSARYDAQQSRAADAAATATDLVHGLRVLQGLGVQSRARTQYRRRSRIALDAALVNARYSGVSSGLTTLVTAAMMAAVVIIAAQRTVAGDMTIGTLIAVVGVARSNMGMLQGLSGIPIWWASMSTSADRVRRLLADLGRTVDDPALTIGHLATARDERGEARPGERRAGTGGLHLRGVGAGSLQGLDMEVPDGRVIALACADARDADAVVEAVSGRAEHTGVHLGDTEVTSSTRFATRADLLVEPHVVDLFDGTVREQLATRAPASDPTDGSDDSWADAALHAAGADDLLRILPEGYDTRILDRGANLSGGQRQRIALARAVASDAPVLVLQDPTTAVDAVTEQHIAEALVAARRVPDRATLLVTRAPALLREADEVLYVRGGRITARADHQDLMDRDDYREMVRR is encoded by the coding sequence GTGCACGATTCCCCCTCCCCCTCCTCCGGCCAGCAGGCCGTCCCGGCCGCCGCGGACCCCGCCGCGACGGCGGTCCCGCGTGTCTCCGTCATGCGGTCGATCGTGCGCAACCACCGCCGCTCGATCCCCTGGATCATGGCGACCTCCGCGTTCGTGGAGGCCGTCGACATGCTGGTGCCGATCCTCGTGGGCATCATCATCGACGTGGGCATCGTCCGCGGCAGCCTCGCGATCACCCTGCTGGGCGCCGCGGGCATCTTCGTGATGCGCCTGATCAGCACGTGGGTGTGGACGCTCATGTTCACCGCCTCGCAGCGGGCGCGCCTGTTCGAGCGCCATCGACTGCGGGTCGCGGTCACCGGAGCCGTGCTCGACCCGCGCTCGCGGCCGATCGAGCGCCCCGCCGGCGAGGTGCTCTCGATCGCGACCTCGGACGCCGACAAGGCGTCCGACATCATGGACATGCTGCCCTGGGCCTTCCCCGCCTCCGCGGTCGTGGTGGGCAGCGGCGTCTGGCTCGCGGTGCTCGACCCCTGGCTGGGCGTGGCGACCCTCGTCGGCATCGCGGTCATGGTGCTCGTGATCCGCGTGATCAGCCCCGTGCTCTCGGCCCGCTACGACGCCCAGCAGTCCCGTGCGGCCGACGCCGCCGCGACCGCGACCGACCTCGTCCACGGCCTGCGCGTGCTGCAGGGCTTGGGCGTGCAGTCCCGCGCCCGCACCCAGTACCGCCGGCGCTCCCGGATCGCCCTGGACGCGGCGCTCGTGAACGCCCGCTACTCGGGCGTCTCGAGCGGCCTGACCACCCTCGTGACCGCGGCGATGATGGCGGCCGTCGTGATCATCGCCGCCCAGCGCACCGTCGCCGGGGACATGACCATCGGCACCCTGATCGCCGTCGTGGGCGTGGCGCGCTCGAACATGGGCATGCTGCAGGGCCTCTCGGGGATCCCGATCTGGTGGGCCAGCATGTCGACCTCCGCCGACCGCGTGCGCCGTCTGCTCGCGGACCTCGGCCGCACGGTCGACGATCCCGCGCTGACGATCGGCCACCTCGCCACCGCGCGCGACGAGCGCGGCGAGGCCCGCCCCGGCGAGCGCCGCGCCGGCACCGGCGGCCTGCACCTGCGAGGCGTGGGCGCCGGCAGCCTGCAGGGCCTGGACATGGAGGTGCCCGACGGGCGCGTCATCGCCCTCGCCTGCGCGGACGCGCGTGACGCCGACGCGGTCGTGGAGGCGGTCAGCGGCCGCGCCGAGCACACGGGCGTCCACCTCGGCGACACCGAGGTCACCTCCTCGACCCGCTTCGCGACCCGTGCGGACCTGCTCGTCGAGCCCCATGTCGTCGACCTCTTCGACGGGACCGTGCGCGAGCAGCTCGCCACGCGGGCCCCGGCGAGCGACCCGACGGACGGCAGCGACGACTCCTGGGCCGACGCCGCCCTGCACGCCGCGGGCGCCGACGACCTGCTGCGGATCCTCCCCGAGGGCTACGACACCCGCATCCTCGATCGCGGCGCGAACCTCTCCGGTGGGCAGCGCCAGCGGATCGCGCTCGCGCGCGCCGTCGCCTCCGACGCCCCGGTGCTCGTGCTGCAGGATCCGACCACCGCGGTGGACGCCGTCACCGAGCAGCACATCGCGGAGGCGCTGGTGGCCGCCCGCCGCGTCCCCGACCGGGCGACGCTGCTGGTCACCCGGGCTCCCGCGCTCCTGCGCGAGGCCGACGAGGTGCTCTACGTGCGCGGGGGCCGGATCACCGCCCGCGCCGACCACCAGGACCTCATGGACCGCGACGACTACAGGGAGATGGTGCGCCGATGA
- a CDS encoding iron-siderophore ABC transporter substrate-binding protein encodes MLTRRSLFATGLALGSAGLLAACGGSDDSSSSGSGSGSDAGGADGAFPVTISTLFGDVEVTEKPTRVVALGWGDAETALSLGVQPVGASDWIAFGGEGVGPWAKGMYDKAPTIIETLEPDFEAIAALEPDLILDVKSSGDKDRYKRLSQITTTVGVPKDGENYLVSPKDQLAIIGKALGATSKADELQKGLDEQFSKVADAHSDWKGKSVTVATKTSEGWGAYVEGETRLGFLENLGFTQSKKVAALPTGDSGFSVSISAEQLDELDADLIVAFPIYIKTTEITDDKQWKQIPAVADGHAVVVDGDLSSAFSLGTVLAQEYALKQLPGKIEKALGS; translated from the coding sequence ATGCTCACACGCCGTTCCCTCTTCGCGACCGGACTCGCCCTGGGGTCCGCCGGCCTGCTCGCCGCCTGCGGCGGGTCCGACGACTCGAGCTCCTCCGGCTCCGGCTCGGGCTCGGATGCCGGCGGGGCCGACGGCGCATTCCCCGTCACTATCTCCACGCTGTTCGGCGACGTCGAGGTCACCGAGAAGCCCACCCGCGTGGTCGCGCTGGGCTGGGGCGACGCGGAGACGGCGCTCTCGCTCGGCGTGCAGCCGGTGGGCGCCTCCGACTGGATCGCCTTCGGCGGGGAGGGCGTCGGCCCCTGGGCCAAGGGCATGTACGACAAGGCCCCCACGATCATCGAGACCCTCGAGCCCGACTTCGAGGCCATCGCCGCGCTCGAGCCGGACCTGATCCTGGACGTCAAGAGCTCGGGCGACAAGGACCGCTACAAGCGCCTCTCCCAGATCACGACCACCGTGGGGGTCCCGAAGGACGGCGAGAACTACCTGGTCTCCCCGAAGGACCAGCTCGCGATCATCGGCAAGGCGCTCGGCGCCACCTCGAAGGCCGACGAGCTCCAGAAGGGCCTCGACGAGCAGTTCTCGAAGGTCGCCGACGCGCACTCCGACTGGAAGGGCAAGTCGGTGACAGTCGCGACGAAGACCTCCGAGGGCTGGGGCGCCTACGTCGAGGGCGAGACCCGCCTGGGCTTCCTCGAGAACCTCGGCTTCACCCAGTCGAAGAAGGTCGCGGCGCTGCCCACCGGTGACTCCGGATTCTCCGTCTCGATCTCCGCCGAGCAGCTCGACGAGCTGGACGCCGACCTCATCGTCGCCTTCCCGATCTACATCAAGACCACCGAGATCACCGACGACAAGCAGTGGAAGCAGATCCCCGCGGTGGCCGACGGCCACGCCGTGGTCGTGGACGGCGACCTCTCCAGTGCCTTCTCCCTGGGCACCGTGCTCGCTCAGGAGTACGCGCTCAAGCAGCTTCCCGGCAAGATCGAGAAGGCCCTGGGCAGCTGA
- a CDS encoding Fpg/Nei family DNA glycosylase, translated as MPEGHTVHRLASALTAGFGGRRVRTSSPQGRFLEAASIDGWVLAGAEAAGKQLLIAFTPEESVDVSDPVTRWVRVHLGLYGSWTFAGEEGFALAHAIGAPRVRIGERETRQGGGSGAADGYDLHDAATEDWRRLVPRPTTRLRIAGPHGLADLTGPTACEILDADGRAAVLERLGPDPLREDADPERFVERVRRSRTSIGVLLMNQEVIAGVGNIYRAEALFRARLDPFVPGKDLTAGMVRGIWGDLVPLMRYGARTGRIVTTEPEHREIEAVIQERTRATRQNGDDDPSVVPREQSFYTYHRQTLPCRLCGTAIRSTDLAGRTVFWCPRCQTRRSRRASWTTEHPVAAWADPQDGQLR; from the coding sequence ATGCCCGAGGGCCACACGGTCCACCGGCTCGCCTCCGCGCTCACGGCGGGCTTCGGCGGACGCCGCGTGCGCACCTCGAGCCCGCAGGGGCGTTTCCTCGAGGCCGCGAGCATCGACGGCTGGGTGCTGGCCGGGGCCGAGGCCGCCGGGAAGCAGCTGCTCATCGCCTTCACCCCGGAGGAGTCCGTCGACGTCTCCGACCCGGTGACCCGCTGGGTGCGCGTGCACCTGGGCCTGTACGGCTCGTGGACCTTCGCGGGCGAGGAGGGCTTCGCGCTCGCCCACGCGATCGGCGCGCCCCGGGTGCGGATCGGCGAGCGGGAGACCCGGCAGGGCGGCGGCTCGGGAGCGGCCGACGGATACGACCTGCACGACGCCGCGACGGAGGACTGGCGCCGCCTGGTCCCGCGCCCCACCACGCGCCTGCGCATCGCCGGCCCCCACGGGCTCGCCGATCTCACCGGGCCGACCGCCTGCGAGATCCTCGACGCCGACGGCCGCGCCGCCGTGCTGGAGCGGCTGGGACCGGACCCGCTGCGCGAGGACGCGGACCCCGAGCGCTTCGTCGAGAGGGTGCGGCGCTCCCGCACGTCGATCGGCGTGCTGCTGATGAACCAGGAGGTCATCGCCGGGGTCGGCAACATCTACCGGGCGGAGGCGCTGTTCCGCGCCCGCCTGGACCCCTTCGTGCCCGGCAAGGACCTCACCGCGGGGATGGTGCGCGGGATCTGGGGCGACCTGGTGCCCCTCATGCGGTACGGCGCGCGGACCGGCCGCATCGTCACCACCGAGCCCGAGCACCGCGAGATCGAGGCGGTCATCCAGGAGCGCACCCGCGCGACGCGGCAGAACGGGGACGACGACCCGAGCGTCGTGCCCCGCGAGCAGTCGTTCTACACGTACCACCGGCAGACGCTGCCGTGCCGTCTGTGCGGGACCGCGATCCGGTCGACGGACCTCGCCGGACGCACGGTCTTCTGGTGCCCGCGCTGCCAGACCCGGCGCTCGCGCCGCGCGAGCTGGACCACGGAGCACCCCGTCGCCGCCTGGGCGGATCCGCAGGACGGGCAGCTACGGTGA
- a CDS encoding ribose-5-phosphate isomerase, producing MHVHIGTDHAGFELKNRLVDSLTAKGHEVTDHGAHTFEKLDDYPPFCTAVGEAVVAEPGSLGVVIGGSGNGEQIAANKVPGVRAALVWNEDTAKLAREHNDANVISVGARQHTEEELEHLIDLFLAEPFSGDERHQRRIDLVGLYERTGGYDSSADGDSAAGSGSAGA from the coding sequence ATGCACGTGCACATCGGCACAGACCACGCCGGCTTCGAGCTGAAGAACCGGCTCGTGGACTCCCTCACCGCGAAGGGCCACGAGGTCACCGACCACGGCGCCCACACCTTCGAGAAGCTCGACGACTACCCGCCGTTCTGCACCGCCGTCGGTGAGGCCGTCGTCGCCGAGCCCGGCAGCCTGGGCGTCGTCATCGGCGGCTCCGGCAACGGTGAGCAGATCGCCGCGAACAAGGTGCCCGGCGTGCGCGCCGCCCTGGTGTGGAACGAGGACACGGCGAAGCTCGCCCGTGAGCACAACGACGCCAACGTGATCTCCGTGGGGGCGCGCCAGCACACCGAGGAGGAGCTCGAGCACCTCATCGACCTGTTCCTCGCCGAGCCCTTCAGCGGCGACGAGCGCCACCAGCGGCGCATCGACCTGGTGGGCCTCTACGAGCGCACGGGCGGGTACGACTCGTCGGCCGACGGGGACTCCGCGGCCGGTTCCGGCTCCGCCGGCGCCTGA
- a CDS encoding DUF402 domain-containing protein produces MSSTAHWSPGDQVTWTYYTLQHPTRTVRPGTVVLDDDERGLVVWIAPGTEVLLPVLENGAPLRRAGDEGMFTRPRVQSKQLWTGNGILMIGLPGRPYSVWLFYKDDGSLGCYYVNLETPFERTEEGVRTRDLVLDLVVLPRRDWHYKDEDELEGAESVGYFSPGEAGEIRAAGRTAEHDIKDWIYPFSAGFEHFFPDPSWSIPPLPAHYSWDLDLTQKR; encoded by the coding sequence ATGTCCTCCACTGCACACTGGTCACCCGGCGATCAGGTGACCTGGACCTACTACACCCTCCAGCACCCCACCCGCACCGTCCGCCCCGGCACCGTGGTCCTCGACGACGACGAACGCGGCCTGGTGGTCTGGATCGCGCCCGGCACCGAGGTGCTGCTGCCCGTCCTCGAGAACGGCGCACCGCTGCGCCGCGCGGGCGACGAAGGCATGTTCACCCGCCCGCGCGTCCAGTCCAAGCAGCTGTGGACGGGCAACGGCATCCTCATGATCGGCCTGCCCGGCCGCCCCTATTCGGTGTGGCTGTTCTACAAGGACGACGGCTCGCTGGGCTGCTACTACGTGAACCTCGAGACCCCCTTCGAGCGCACCGAGGAGGGCGTCCGCACGCGCGACCTGGTCCTCGATCTGGTGGTGCTGCCGCGCCGCGACTGGCACTACAAGGACGAGGACGAGCTCGAGGGCGCCGAGAGCGTCGGCTACTTCTCCCCCGGCGAGGCCGGCGAGATCCGAGCGGCGGGCCGCACCGCCGAGCACGACATCAAGGACTGGATCTACCCGTTCTCCGCGGGCTTCGAGCACTTCTTCCCCGATCCCAGCTGGTCGATCCCGCCTCTGCCCGCGCACTACTCCTGGGACCTGGACCTGACGCAGAAGCGCTGA